The Parashewanella spongiae genome has a window encoding:
- a CDS encoding group II intron maturase-specific domain-containing protein, with amino-acid sequence MNEFDFLGFNFQRITGLIKGTSYIKIQASKKSQTKLKNKIRDIVKHRTSNTLGVLINKVNQVLRGWKHYFGGIGYPRGVFFRINGFVVNRFYRWHRRLSQRRSKYLSRGAYEKLRQAGLEYLPTTR; translated from the coding sequence ATGAATGAGTTTGATTTCCTCGGTTTTAACTTTCAACGGATCACAGGCCTCATCAAAGGCACCAGTTACATCAAGATACAGGCGTCTAAGAAGAGCCAAACAAAGCTGAAAAATAAAATCAGAGACATAGTGAAACACCGAACCTCAAATACACTTGGCGTACTGATAAATAAGGTTAATCAAGTTCTGAGGGGATGGAAACACTATTTTGGTGGGATAGGTTATCCCAGAGGTGTATTTTTCAGAATAAATGGATTTGTAGTAAACCGGTTCTATCGCTGGCATCGTCGCTTAAGTCAACGTCGAAGCAAGTATCTATCACGAGGTGCTTACGAAAAATTACGCCAAGCTGGTCTTGAGTATTTACCCACGACAAGATGA
- the coaD gene encoding pantetheine-phosphate adenylyltransferase, translating into MNRIAIYPGTFDPITNGHMDLIKRGASLFDKVIIGVANSSAKNPMFDLEERISLVKEATKSLSSLEVVGFSGLLVDFADEYQATALLRGVRTTTDFEYEMALANMNRALSKEFETVLLMPKAEFGHISSTLVKDIARHGGDISQFVPKEVSKAIQAFS; encoded by the coding sequence ATGAATAGAATAGCAATTTACCCAGGTACGTTTGATCCTATCACTAACGGACATATGGACTTAATAAAGCGTGGTGCAAGCTTGTTTGATAAAGTGATCATTGGAGTTGCTAACAGTAGTGCTAAAAATCCAATGTTTGATCTTGAAGAACGCATTTCGTTAGTAAAAGAAGCTACAAAATCATTGTCCAGTCTAGAAGTGGTTGGTTTTTCCGGTTTGTTAGTGGATTTTGCTGACGAGTATCAGGCCACAGCATTACTGCGTGGTGTGAGAACGACGACAGATTTTGAGTATGAAATGGCATTGGCTAATATGAATCGAGCTTTAAGTAAAGAGTTTGAAACCGTACTACTGATGCCTAAAGCTGAGTTTGGGCATATATCCTCAACGTTGGTGAAGGATATTGCTCGCCATGGTGGCGATATCAGTCAATTTGTTCCGAAGGAAGTGAGTAAAGCTATACAGGCGTTCAGTTAA
- a CDS encoding thioredoxin family protein, giving the protein MLTGALNLTELLAELAKFPDFDGNYQVNLSVIEPLKQIQTPTEIVVIIGTWCPDCHRDIPRFNAIINAIGNANIQVKYFGVDKQKVDVQGLAAQYEFSRLPTYIVKQQDSEIGRIIERPELTLEEDLVKLLN; this is encoded by the coding sequence ATGTTAACAGGTGCTTTAAACCTTACTGAGTTACTCGCTGAATTAGCCAAATTTCCAGACTTTGACGGCAACTATCAAGTCAACTTATCAGTGATTGAGCCGCTTAAGCAAATTCAAACGCCCACAGAAATCGTTGTCATTATTGGCACATGGTGTCCAGATTGCCATCGTGATATTCCACGCTTCAACGCCATCATAAATGCCATTGGCAATGCAAACATTCAAGTGAAATATTTTGGCGTAGATAAACAAAAAGTCGATGTACAAGGACTGGCCGCTCAATACGAATTTAGCCGTTTACCAACTTATATCGTTAAGCAACAAGATAGTGAAATTGGTCGTATCATCGAACGACCTGAGTTAACACTAGAAGAAGACTTAGTGAAGTTACTTAACTGA
- a CDS encoding exopolyphosphatase, whose translation MTSRFAAAITLGSNSFNMLVAQFECGQPNVVAKYKRKVRLANGIKADGELTPEAMIRGLDCLAMFAQKLKQHQIPSERTKIIATATLRNVSNADDFNGQALAILGQRIEIISGDQEAELIYQGMFHTTEGEFRRLVIDIGGGSTEFIIGDGDKLLYKTSLPIGCVSYQQPYFSQFPYQKADFDNVVTQVQRVLSPHLEMLKSYGCSRAVGASGSVQTLVELLRYRGFDEVITLAFLKQIRTEILQQTCSTLSNIEGLTPERAPTLATGVAIMLALFELLEITSINLSGGALREGVLHQLAQTLQGSVK comes from the coding sequence ATGACTTCTCGATTTGCTGCTGCCATAACGCTTGGCTCTAATAGCTTTAATATGCTGGTTGCCCAGTTTGAATGTGGCCAGCCTAATGTTGTGGCAAAATACAAACGCAAAGTACGACTCGCCAACGGCATTAAAGCCGATGGTGAGTTAACACCAGAAGCTATGATTCGGGGGCTGGATTGTTTGGCCATGTTTGCTCAAAAGCTCAAACAGCATCAAATCCCGTCTGAACGAACTAAGATCATTGCGACAGCGACCTTAAGAAATGTTAGCAACGCTGACGATTTCAATGGGCAGGCGTTGGCTATCTTGGGACAACGTATTGAAATAATTTCTGGCGATCAAGAAGCCGAGCTTATTTATCAAGGGATGTTTCATACCACAGAAGGCGAATTTCGCCGTTTGGTTATCGACATTGGTGGTGGCAGTACCGAGTTCATTATCGGTGACGGTGACAAACTTTTGTATAAAACGAGCCTTCCGATAGGTTGTGTCAGTTATCAGCAGCCGTATTTTTCTCAATTCCCCTACCAAAAAGCGGATTTTGATAACGTGGTCACTCAAGTTCAACGTGTCTTATCACCTCATTTAGAGATGCTTAAATCCTATGGATGTTCTCGTGCCGTAGGCGCATCTGGAAGTGTTCAAACTTTGGTGGAATTGTTGAGATACCGTGGCTTTGACGAGGTCATAACATTAGCGTTCCTCAAGCAAATTAGAACTGAAATACTGCAACAAACATGTTCAACCTTAAGTAATATTGAAGGCTTAACACCTGAGCGAGCACCAACATTAGCGACGGGCGTCGCGATTATGTTGGCGCTGTTTGAGTTACTCGAAATCACTTCGATTAACCTGTCGGGCGGGGCGTTACGTGAAGGCGTACTTCATCAATTAGCCCAAACTTTACAAGGTTCAGTTAAGTAA
- a CDS encoding mechanosensitive ion channel family protein: MKIDVPENATKWLIDQGWNAELASVLTAVAILTLSVVFVWLIYLLAKRVLVKMIHALIKRTRATWDDVLIQYKVFDKLIVILPVLVLSELMSYVLSEYPLFAAVAQRGLYLISVILIIRSIYAAMDAGNAIADSHHLTRRLPVKSFVQLIKLFLFFVGMILAVAVITKESPFFFLSGLGVATGLVMLVFRDTILGFVAGIQLAANRMVSSGDWIQMDKYGADGAVVEVSLTTVKVQNWDNTITMIPAYALVSDAFRNWQGMSESGGRRIKRAINIEISSVRFLTEQDKAKLLSVNHLKQYLPKIEAEISEINAHTSDIDNLVNGRRLTNLGTLRAYLREYLADHQNVHKGMTLLVRQLAPTQTGIPIELYIFTNDTRWAVYEDIQADIFDHIFAILPEFDLRAYQAPSGADVRQVGKI, from the coding sequence GTGAAAATTGATGTGCCAGAGAACGCCACTAAGTGGCTTATCGACCAAGGGTGGAATGCAGAGCTTGCCTCTGTGTTGACTGCAGTTGCCATATTAACATTATCCGTTGTCTTTGTTTGGTTAATATATTTGCTTGCGAAACGGGTGCTTGTCAAAATGATCCATGCGCTGATCAAGCGCACGCGAGCCACTTGGGACGATGTGCTTATTCAATACAAAGTATTTGATAAATTGATCGTGATACTTCCTGTGTTGGTGTTGTCAGAGTTGATGTCTTATGTACTTTCAGAATACCCTTTGTTTGCTGCTGTGGCGCAACGTGGCCTGTATCTGATCAGTGTTATCCTTATTATTCGTTCGATTTATGCGGCTATGGATGCCGGTAATGCAATTGCTGATAGCCATCATTTAACCCGTCGTTTGCCAGTTAAAAGTTTTGTACAGCTCATTAAATTGTTTTTGTTCTTTGTCGGCATGATTTTAGCTGTAGCAGTGATTACTAAAGAGTCACCATTCTTCTTTCTCAGTGGCTTAGGTGTTGCGACGGGTTTAGTGATGTTGGTGTTCAGAGACACCATTTTGGGCTTTGTTGCTGGCATCCAACTTGCCGCAAACCGAATGGTAAGCTCTGGTGATTGGATCCAAATGGATAAATACGGCGCTGACGGAGCAGTAGTCGAAGTATCACTTACAACGGTAAAAGTTCAAAACTGGGACAACACCATTACCATGATCCCTGCTTATGCCCTCGTTTCAGACGCATTTCGCAATTGGCAAGGGATGTCAGAATCTGGTGGTCGACGGATAAAACGCGCTATTAATATCGAGATCAGTAGCGTGCGCTTTTTGACAGAACAAGACAAAGCAAAATTATTGAGTGTTAATCATCTCAAACAATACTTACCTAAGATTGAAGCCGAAATTAGTGAAATCAATGCACACACTAGCGATATTGATAACTTGGTGAATGGCCGTCGACTCACCAATTTAGGTACTCTTCGCGCCTATTTACGCGAGTATTTAGCCGATCATCAAAATGTTCACAAAGGGATGACCTTATTGGTGAGGCAATTGGCTCCGACTCAGACAGGGATACCGATTGAGTTGTATATTTTTACTAACGATACCCGTTGGGCGGTTTATGAAGATATTCAAGCCGATATTTTTGATCATATTTTTGCTATTCTGCCTGAATTTGACTTAAGAGCTTACCAAGCGCCATCAGGCGCAGATGTAAGACAGGTAGGTAAAATATAA
- the rho gene encoding transcription termination factor Rho, producing MNLSELKETPISKLVELAESMKLENMARARKQDIIFAILKAHAKSGEDIFGGGVLEILQDGFGFLRSAGGSYLAGPDDIYVSPSQIRRFNMRTGDTIFGKIRPPKEGERYFALLKVNEVNFDKPENSRSKILFENLTPLHADERIRMERGNGSTEDITARILDLCSPIGKGQRGLIVAPPKAGKTLLLQNIAQSITHNNPDVLLMVLLIDERPEEVTEMQRLVKGEVIASTFDEPASRHVQVAEMVIEKAKRLVEHKKDVVILLDSITRLARAYNTVIPSSGKVLTGGVDANALHRPKRFFGAARNIEFGGSLTIIATALVDTGSKMDEVIYEEFKGTGNQELHLSRKAAERRVFPAIDFNRSGTRREEKLTTPDELQKMWILRKILNPMDEVGAMEFLIDKLALTKTNDEFFTAMKRAKS from the coding sequence ATGAATTTATCAGAACTTAAAGAGACCCCCATATCCAAGCTAGTCGAACTAGCTGAAAGTATGAAACTAGAAAATATGGCCCGTGCACGTAAGCAGGACATCATTTTCGCCATTCTAAAAGCACACGCAAAAAGCGGCGAAGACATCTTCGGCGGTGGTGTATTAGAAATTCTCCAGGATGGTTTCGGCTTCCTACGAAGTGCTGGCGGCTCCTATCTCGCAGGTCCAGATGACATCTATGTATCGCCAAGCCAAATACGCCGCTTTAACATGCGTACTGGTGATACCATTTTTGGTAAGATACGCCCTCCGAAAGAAGGTGAGCGTTACTTTGCATTATTGAAAGTCAACGAAGTTAATTTCGACAAACCAGAAAATTCTCGTAGCAAAATCTTATTTGAAAACCTAACACCGCTTCACGCTGATGAACGTATCCGCATGGAGCGTGGTAATGGTTCAACGGAAGACATTACCGCACGAATTTTAGATTTGTGTTCGCCAATAGGTAAAGGCCAGCGTGGTTTGATCGTTGCACCGCCAAAAGCGGGTAAGACCTTACTACTACAGAATATAGCTCAGTCGATCACTCATAATAATCCCGATGTATTGTTGATGGTATTGCTCATTGACGAACGTCCTGAAGAAGTGACCGAAATGCAACGTTTGGTTAAAGGTGAAGTGATTGCTTCAACCTTTGATGAGCCTGCTAGCCGTCACGTTCAAGTGGCTGAAATGGTCATTGAAAAAGCCAAGCGTTTAGTTGAACACAAAAAAGACGTTGTCATTTTGTTAGATTCTATCACTCGTTTAGCGCGCGCTTACAACACTGTGATCCCTTCATCGGGTAAAGTACTTACCGGTGGTGTTGATGCTAACGCTCTACATCGTCCAAAGCGTTTCTTTGGTGCCGCTCGTAACATCGAATTCGGTGGCAGCTTAACAATTATCGCGACCGCCTTAGTGGATACTGGTTCTAAAATGGATGAAGTCATCTACGAAGAATTTAAAGGTACCGGTAACCAAGAGTTGCATCTTTCTCGCAAAGCAGCTGAAAGACGTGTCTTCCCAGCGATTGACTTTAATCGCTCAGGTACTCGTCGTGAAGAAAAGTTAACCACACCCGACGAACTTCAGAAGATGTGGATTTTGCGTAAGATCCTTAATCCAATGGATGAAGTAGGCGCAATGGAGTTCTTAATCGACAAGCTGGCTTTAACCAAAACCAATGATGAATTCTTTACGGCCATGAAACGCGCTAAATCCTAA
- the trxA gene encoding thioredoxin TrxA produces the protein MSDKIIYLSDDSFENDVLKAEGLVLVDFWAEWCGPCKMIAPILDDIAEEYAGKLTVTKLNVDQNNQSPAKYGVRGIPTLLIFKNGELAATKVGALSKTQLKEFVDAQL, from the coding sequence ATGAGTGATAAAATTATTTACCTAAGCGACGACAGCTTTGAAAACGACGTATTAAAAGCTGAAGGTCTTGTATTAGTAGACTTCTGGGCAGAGTGGTGTGGTCCTTGTAAAATGATTGCTCCAATTCTTGACGATATCGCTGAAGAATACGCCGGTAAACTAACGGTAACCAAGTTAAATGTTGATCAAAATAACCAATCTCCTGCTAAATATGGCGTACGTGGCATTCCTACATTGCTTATTTTCAAGAATGGTGAACTTGCAGCAACTAAAGTTGGCGCATTGTCTAAAACTCAATTAAAAGAATTTGTCGACGCTCAACTGTAA
- the rhlB gene encoding ATP-dependent RNA helicase RhlB — MSDTHLSSQKFADLALDLKVKSALSENGFEFCTPIQALSLPVLLQTKDIAGQAQTGTGKTMAFLVATFNHLLTTPAPESRQLNQPRAIIMAPTRELAIQIAKDAKLLSDHTKLKVGIVFGGESYDVQMKVLEKGVDILIGTTGRIIDYVRQGVISLSAIQAVVLDEADRMFDLGFIKDIRFLFRRMPDSKQRLNMLFSATLSMKVQELAYDHMNDPVKVEIAPEEKTSKNIKEELFYPSAEDKIPLLMSLIEEDWPEKAIVFANTKHICEKLWSWLEGDKHRVGLLTGDVPQKKRLRILEQFTSGKIDILVATDVAARGLHIADVSHVYNFDLPDDCEDYVHRIGRTGRAGQKGISVSFACEEYALNLPAIEDYIQHSIPVTGYARDALLDDLAKPAAIHRKHVPRTTRERNSGSRPGGAPRGKSRPQRHDRTRRHS, encoded by the coding sequence ATGAGCGATACACATTTATCAAGTCAAAAATTTGCTGATCTAGCTTTGGATCTTAAAGTAAAATCAGCCTTAAGTGAAAATGGATTCGAGTTTTGTACTCCAATTCAAGCTTTATCTTTACCTGTACTTCTTCAGACGAAAGACATTGCTGGTCAAGCACAGACCGGCACGGGTAAAACCATGGCCTTTTTGGTCGCTACTTTTAATCACTTGTTGACGACTCCAGCTCCAGAATCGCGTCAATTAAATCAGCCCCGTGCGATCATCATGGCGCCGACTCGTGAACTTGCGATTCAAATCGCCAAAGACGCCAAGCTGCTTTCAGACCACACAAAACTTAAAGTTGGGATTGTGTTCGGTGGTGAAAGCTACGATGTGCAGATGAAAGTGCTTGAAAAAGGCGTGGATATTCTTATTGGTACCACTGGGCGAATTATCGATTACGTTCGCCAAGGTGTGATCAGCTTAAGCGCGATCCAAGCGGTTGTGCTAGATGAAGCTGATCGTATGTTCGACTTAGGCTTTATAAAAGACATCCGTTTCTTATTTCGCAGAATGCCAGACTCAAAACAACGTTTAAATATGTTGTTTTCAGCGACATTGTCAATGAAAGTGCAAGAATTGGCTTACGATCATATGAATGATCCCGTTAAAGTCGAAATTGCTCCTGAAGAAAAAACCTCAAAAAACATCAAAGAAGAGTTATTTTATCCATCCGCAGAAGATAAAATTCCATTGCTCATGAGTTTGATTGAGGAAGATTGGCCAGAAAAAGCCATCGTGTTTGCGAACACTAAACACATCTGTGAAAAACTTTGGTCATGGCTTGAAGGCGATAAACACCGAGTGGGGCTACTTACCGGTGATGTGCCGCAAAAGAAGCGTTTACGCATTTTAGAGCAATTTACCAGTGGCAAAATTGATATTTTAGTGGCAACGGATGTGGCGGCGCGCGGGTTACACATTGCGGATGTATCGCACGTGTATAACTTTGATTTGCCCGATGACTGTGAAGATTATGTTCACCGTATCGGACGTACAGGTCGTGCCGGTCAAAAGGGGATTTCAGTGAGCTTTGCTTGTGAAGAATATGCTCTGAACCTGCCTGCGATTGAAGACTACATTCAGCATTCTATCCCAGTGACAGGCTATGCCCGTGATGCGTTATTGGATGATTTAGCTAAACCTGCTGCCATCCACCGTAAGCACGTACCGAGAACAACTCGAGAACGCAACTCAGGCTCTCGTCCTGGCGGCGCTCCACGAGGAAAAAGCCGCCCGCAGCGTCATGATCGGACTCGCAGACATTCATAA